A region of the Dehalococcoidales bacterium genome:
TTATAAGGTAAATAACGGCTTGGACTGCCAGCACTGTAGCAAGGCGCAAAGGGCAAAGTGTAGAGAGAACGACCTATACCGAGAGTGTAAGAAGGCTATCAAGCTGGAAAGCCTGAGTAAGCCTGTCATAGACAGTGAGGGCAACACCACCGAGCTTGGAGAGCTGATAGCGGATGATAAGGCTCTTGAGCTTGGGGCGTGGGTCAGTGAGGATATCTGGGAGCTAGGCTATAAGCCAAGACTGGTAGCCATAGCTCACAAGCTACATAGTGGGGAAGCCCTTACTAACTACGATATGGTTTATCTTTCTCGATATAGAAGGCAAGAGCAAAAAAAGTTGATTGAGTGATAAGGTTTTAGGGTGATTTCGGACACTTATATAGTGGAAGCACCGCATAGGCTAGCGAGACGCAGATATGCGGTAGCTTACTAAAGAGGCGAAGCTGGCGGACTTGCCCGACTGCCAGATAGCCAAAGGGGTGAATAAACTGGAAAAACTGAATATCGAGGGCAAGCGTTCAGGCTCAGGCTTTGTGGCGCATAAAGCGACGCTGGTAAACGCCTTATCCAGAGCGGTCGCCGACAGGGTAACGCTACTGGACTTTACCATTGGGCGTAAAGGCTTACTCGGTTATCTTAAGTCGCTAAACGGAAGCAACATCGTGAAAGTTGCCCCGTTTACTGACAGTGCTAGCGAGACGCAGGCTGTTAGCAAACGGCTTAAGGTAGTTTGTGGAGCTAATATCAGCCAGCTTGATGACGGAGCGTGGATAGGTGATAACACGCCGATGACGCTCTGTGAGGTGAGGGTTACCTCTCGTAACGCCATAACGCCTAACATCGGCAGTCTGGAGCTAGCGGAAGCGCTATCGAGAGTGCTACCCTTTACCGCTACTGAGGACACTCGACCAGTATTACAATGTGTCCTCTTTACGGCTAAAGAGGGTAAGCTCACGCTGGTAAGCGCCGACGGCTTTAGACTGGCGGTAGTAAGCCTTGACTATGACGGAGAGGGCGAAGTCCTGATAAGCCGTGAGGATTTGGCAGGAATAGCGGGCGCCTTACGGAGCGCCAAGAGAGTGAGGGTTAGCTTTGAGGGTGAGGACATTAAGACGCTCACCATTGACACCGAGCTAATCCGCTATCAGTGGGTTAGCGACGACGGCAAGTTTCCCGACTGGGAGAGGCTAATCCCGACCGAGGCTAAGACCACCGCTCACTTCGACACTGTTGAGGCGGGCAAGGCAATCGGCACACTGAGAGCATTGGCCGACAGCAAGTCCTACCCGATAGACATTACCCTTGGTAACGGCGTTATGGTGCTGGCTAATCCCGATGATAAGGGGCAAGCCACAATGCCAGCCGATATCGAGGGTGAGGCTAACAGGGTAAGGCTGGACGGCGGTTACCTTGCCGAAGCGTTAAAGGCGTGTGGCGGTATGCCAGAGCTAAAGCTCACCGACGGCAAGTCGCCAGTCCTCTTTACCACTAACGGCTATAAGCTGGTGGTAATGCCGATGCTTACCAGTGAGCACACACCGAAAGCCGAAGGCAAGCCAGAAGCTGAAGCCGAGAGTGAAGGGGTAGCCGATGAGGTAACCGAAGCCGAGACAGAGGTTACCGAGACAGAGGTAGAGGTAGCCGAGCCAGAAGCTGAAGCTGAGAGCAAACCGAAGCCGAAGCGTAAGGGCAAGGTAAGAGAGCCAGTCGCCGTAGCCTGAAATTGAACGCTTGAACTCAAAAAGACACGCACAAAGAGGGTGTTGTGAAGCACCCTTTTTGTGCTCTTTTTTTGTAAGTGAGGGGGTATTGCTCCCCCAGTGCGTGGGAGTAATACCCGCTTGTCTATGCGTGGTAAGGGGCAAGTCTAAAGAGAGGAGGTGAAACTGTGCCCATTAGATGGAGCGCGCTACTGGTAAGCGAGGCGATGGACATGGTGGAGGAGATGGTAGACCAGGCCGCTGAACCGCTGGAACGAGCCAAGATTGTGGCTAACGAGGCCCGGAACATACCTAACCTGCCCCAGTATCTTGACCAGCGCCTGGTACGCCTGGTTTGCGATATCGAGCGGATAAGCTACATCAAGTCGGCAATTAAGGCTGTGAGGGATGATTTACCCGACGGGGCTATTGAGACAGAGAAACGGATAGCCAGCCACGGCCGGCAGCCGGTATTAGTCGGCTAAACTTGAAAATACAAAACGAAACAATGAAAAAATTAAGGAGGGTTTTTGTGCCAAAAACAGGTGATATGGT
Encoded here:
- a CDS encoding DNA polymerase III subunit beta; its protein translation is MPDCQIAKGVNKLEKLNIEGKRSGSGFVAHKATLVNALSRAVADRVTLLDFTIGRKGLLGYLKSLNGSNIVKVAPFTDSASETQAVSKRLKVVCGANISQLDDGAWIGDNTPMTLCEVRVTSRNAITPNIGSLELAEALSRVLPFTATEDTRPVLQCVLFTAKEGKLTLVSADGFRLAVVSLDYDGEGEVLISREDLAGIAGALRSAKRVRVSFEGEDIKTLTIDTELIRYQWVSDDGKFPDWERLIPTEAKTTAHFDTVEAGKAIGTLRALADSKSYPIDITLGNGVMVLANPDDKGQATMPADIEGEANRVRLDGGYLAEALKACGGMPELKLTDGKSPVLFTTNGYKLVVMPMLTSEHTPKAEGKPEAEAESEGVADEVTEAETEVTETEVEVAEPEAEAESKPKPKRKGKVREPVAVA